AGGACGCCAAACAGCATGGTAACCAGCTGGGGTTTTGCCTTAAACGTCTTATAGTAATGGTCTGCACCATGCTTTTTCACCAAGCTGCTGACATTAATGGCATCGATTAAGTTGATGGCTTGTTTGAAAATCGGCTGTCCGACTAATTTTATTTCTGTATTTTTGCCCATGTTGTGTTTTTTTTTGCAAAACAAATCTACAACATCGGGGTGAAACCTTCGGGGAGTAGCCCCTTATTTTTATTCAACTAACGTTTCAACTGGAATCTTTTTGTCGGACAGTAGTGATAGGAATTCTAAAGGTGATAGCACTGATATTCTATCAAATCAATATGTTTTAAAAAAATCATATAAACGTATTTATAAAAATGGATTTAATGCATGGAGTCGTTCCTTTAGTGATTCGAAAAATAGTAAAATTCATTTTTACATTTTCGCAGATTCTATTGTAACCAAGTATTCCAATGATGAGATTAAATGCCAAAAAATGTATGAAAGGCATTTTATATATACCAAGGAAGAATTAATACGGAACGACTGGACAATAACATTTCCATAGAATAAAAACGGCTCTATCTGTTGGCGGAACTCAACGAATGTTGCCAAAGAAAAAATATTGCTTAACGCCTGAAGGATGGCTACAGCTGTGCATCGGCAATAGACACACATAGCGATGGAAAGGGCATTTCGTTCGACAATAGCAAACTGTTTTAGAAAAATAATTATGTAAAGCGCCCCGAACTTCGGGGCGTTTTGCTTTTTATAGGGGAGCTGTTTTTATGGAAGAAATTTATAACGAGATTTCACCTTTTCATGCAGTTAGGGTGTTGCAAATGGTTATGCTGCTTGTTGTTTTTTTCTGTGTTAATCTGTGGTTTGGTTTTATTCGTTAGTAAATCATCGCATTTGCCTTATGATCCCTTGTTGCCTTATTCTTTCATTTTCCTAGTGGTTAATCCTTTTTCTTCCTTCGCTATCAAATACCCGTGGCGAGAAAAAATAAGTATCTTCGCGCCGCTAAAATTGCGATGCGCCATGCTTAAGTCCAAGTCGTTCCTTGTTTACCTCGCGGTTGTGCTTGCCCAAGTTTTTTGGGCCATGACCTTTATCTGGTATCGCCAGTTCTTTCTCCTTTATGGACCTTACCCGGTCACGCTGGTGCTGTTTCGCTTGGTTTTTTCTTCAATACTGCTGGTTGCGGTTACGCTACTATTGGGCAAGCTGGAGCGGATAAAGCCGGGTGATCTAAAGTTTTTTGTGATACTGGCCTTCTTCGAACCCTTCGTTTACTTTATGGGTGAGGCTTACGGAATGACCATGCTCTCTTCCACGGTGGCTTCGGTTATCATCTCTACTATTCCGCTCATTGCGCCCATTGGTGCATATTTCTTCCATCAGGAACGACTCACCTGGGTGAA
This window of the Williamwhitmania taraxaci genome carries:
- a CDS encoding DUF4372 domain-containing protein, which translates into the protein MGKNTEIKLVGQPIFKQAINLIDAINVSSLVKKHGADHYYKTFKAKPQLVTMLFGVL